The Gymnogyps californianus isolate 813 unplaced genomic scaffold, ASM1813914v2 HiC_scaffold_84, whole genome shotgun sequence sequence TTGCCTTGAAACCTGACTATTTCCATGAAACGAATACGGAAACAGACTGACCTAATTCAGCGCCCTGTCTTCaggttttagctttttttttttaaaccacgTGCTCAGCCGAACCAGTCTGGTCTTGTCCTGTGGACGCTGTAGGAGACAACCTGCTCAAGACTTTGCTGGTTTACATCCCACGTATCgcttcccttcattttttttcctcccctcagcttttatttttggccTGATGTAGCCTGCAGGGATTTCTGCAGGAGCCCGTTGCCATTACTGTGTGCCTttcctttttggcttttttggggttaaaaaaagcttttctgcttcatGGACAGCACTCTTCCCCGTCTTGGGGATGCTTCTCTCTTGGGGATGCTTCTCTCTTGGGAATGCTTCTCTCTTGGGAATGCTTCCATCCCTTGGATGCCAGCCTGGGTCCTGCTGGCCCCCTCCAAGCCCCCCGCATCCCCGGGCGGTTTAGCCTTGCTTCTGACACCCCTgtcccccaccccacagccacTGTGACCCTGGACCCTGACACGGCTCATCCCGACCTCATCCTCTCCGAGGATCTTAAGAGCGTGAGACGCGGGGAAGGACGACGGGACCTGCCCGATAACCCGGAGCGATTTGACTACTGGCCCTTCGTGCTGGGCTGCCAGGGTTTCGTGGCCGGCCGGCATTGctgggaggtggaggtgggggACGGGGGAGATTGGGCCGTGGGGGTGGCCCGTGAGTCCATCTGTCGGAAGGGGCATCTCAGCCTCTGCCCCCAAGGAGGGATCTGGGGGGTGGAGAAGTGGGGGGGGCAAATCCGGGCGCTCACCACCCGCAAGGTGACCCTCCTACCCCTCCGTTGGGTGCCCTGGCGGGTCAGCGTCCATCTGGACTACACCGGAGGGACGGTGGCTTTTTTCGATGCGGATGAAGGAGGGCTCATGTTCATTTTTTCACGTGCCTTGTTCACCGGGGAGAGGGTCCGCCCGTGGCTCTGGGTGGTGGGGGCCAGGTCCCAGCTCAGGCTGTGTCCCTGAGACAAGGAGAGCAGCGTCCCCTCGATTTTTTACAGCCTCGGGGGACAACCACGTGCCCCCCACAGACCACGGGGAAC is a genomic window containing:
- the LOC127029192 gene encoding E3 ubiquitin-protein ligase TRIM39-like, with protein sequence MEPLSAEEQSSPAQTEPRSLTKEQRVINCFETFPGELRARTLEDLKNEIEKRQAKNATKRPEEISQLDTLTQGQEEKNQQLDVKSTISRCGKVTFQLPVDVSPESEERVCHFSWRNSALKETLKKLQATVTLDPDTAHPDLILSEDLKSVRRGEGRRDLPDNPERFDYWPFVLGCQGFVAGRHCWEVEVGDGGDWAVGVARESICRKGHLSLCPQGGIWGVEKWGGQIRALTTRKVTLLPLRWVPWRVSVHLDYTGGTVAFFDADEGGLMFIFSRALFTGERVRPWLWVVGARSQLRLCP